The DNA segment CTGCATGCGCTTGCGGATGCATTATTAGGCGCAGCAGCACTAGGCGATATTGGTAAACATTTCCCTGATACTGATCCGTCTTTTGCAAATGCGGATTCGAGAGTTTTGCTGCGTCATGTGATGCATTTGCTCAGTCAGCAAAACTATGCGGTGGTCAATGCAGATATCACGCTTATTGCGCAAGCGCCTAAGGTATCGCCTTACACCGAGCAAATGTGTGTCAATATTGCTGCTGATTTAGCGGTCTCGGCTGATCAGGTAAATGTCAAAGCGACTACCACAGAAAAGCTAGGTTTTATTGGCGAGAAAAAAGGCATTGCCTGTGAAGCTGTTGTGTTGATCCAGCAAGTGTCAACGCATGCATCAGCAAGCTAATATTGGAATGCAGCCTGAATATCTAAATTTAGCGGCTAGGTGGCCAAGGCTTGAGCATAACGTTACCTTTAAGCAGCGACCAGAAGATTTTTGTGTTGAAGAAGTGTTGGCCTTTACGCCCAGTGGAGAGGGCGAACATGTATTTCTATGGCTTGAGAAAACAAATCTCAACAGCCAGCAAGTGATCGGATTTATTGCGAGCAAGCTCAAGCTAGCTAAACGCGATATTGGCTATAGCGGTTTAAAAGATAAGTTCGCGCATACTTTACAGTACCTGTCTATTCCATGGCCAATAAAAGATCCTTTGCCAGACCTCAATACGCTGCAAGGAGACGGTTGGCGTGTCATTGCCATGCAGCGTCACCATAAAAAATTAAAGCGCGGTGTGCATCAGCTTAACCGCTTTACCATAAAGCTGGGTTTGCAGGATGAGCCTGTGACTGCAGATGGCGTTTGGTCAATGCTTGCCGATCGCTGTAATCTGCTGCAAAAATATGGCTTTGCTAACTATTTCGGTGCACAACGATTCGGCAGCAATGCGAATAACTTGTTCTCAGTAGCCCCGCTACTCAATCGAAATCTGCGAGTAAAAAAAGCCGAACGCGGTATGATTCTGTCTGCAGCACGGGCTTATTTATTTAACCAGTATATTGTTCAACGTTTGCTAGCGGGACAATTTGACCAGGCGCTAGTGGGCGATATATGGCAAATTGATGGTTCAGGCAGCTGGTTTAATGAACAGCTGTCTAGCGAAATTGAGCAACGTGTCAAGCAATGCGAATTACATCCAATGGCGCCGCTGATTGGGCGATCTGATAAGCTATTGCAAAACTTCTTGCAGTCTACTGCTGGCCAGTATTGGCAGCCTGACGACTTTAGCCTTGAATGGCCGGCGCTGCTTGCAGAAGCGGGTTTAGATACCCAATTTCGTGCGATTCGGG comes from the Pseudomonadales bacterium genome and includes:
- the ispF gene encoding 2-C-methyl-D-erythritol 2,4-cyclodiphosphate synthase, with amino-acid sequence MRIGHGYDVHRFGPGNQITLGGVNIDCDYALIAHSDGDVMLHALADALLGAAALGDIGKHFPDTDPSFANADSRVLLRHVMHLLSQQNYAVVNADITLIAQAPKVSPYTEQMCVNIAADLAVSADQVNVKATTTEKLGFIGEKKGIACEAVVLIQQVSTHASAS
- a CDS encoding tRNA pseudouridine(13) synthase TruD, which gives rise to MHQQANIGMQPEYLNLAARWPRLEHNVTFKQRPEDFCVEEVLAFTPSGEGEHVFLWLEKTNLNSQQVIGFIASKLKLAKRDIGYSGLKDKFAHTLQYLSIPWPIKDPLPDLNTLQGDGWRVIAMQRHHKKLKRGVHQLNRFTIKLGLQDEPVTADGVWSMLADRCNLLQKYGFANYFGAQRFGSNANNLFSVAPLLNRNLRVKKAERGMILSAARAYLFNQYIVQRLLAGQFDQALVGDIWQIDGSGSWFNEQLSSEIEQRVKQCELHPMAPLIGRSDKLLQNFLQSTAGQYWQPDDFSLEWPALLAEAGLDTQFRAIRVLPKQLQFRQLDDLHAELSFALPSGSFATALLHELNVQNYRDLS